In a single window of the Micromonospora sp. WMMD1155 genome:
- a CDS encoding DUF1206 domain-containing protein: MSLTRSAQATASRTADSRWLELLARAGFIGYGIVHLLFAWLALQIAFGTSSDDGDQSGALRTLSEQPLGKFLVIAVAVGLLAMAIWQALEAAGGHRAERGRERVMERVASAGRTVVYLYFAWTAFKVFKDAGSNSADQQEALTGKLMTSSGGRWLVGLAGLVLAAIGIGLVIYGARKKFEKHLKTGEMSPKTRQSARRLGMAGYIAKGVAYGIAGLLVIVAAVNYDPEKARGLDAALHTLREQSYGMFLLTLVALGIAAFGVYCFLQSRYRKV; encoded by the coding sequence ATGTCACTCACCCGTAGCGCGCAAGCCACCGCCTCCCGAACGGCGGACAGCCGGTGGCTGGAACTCCTCGCCCGGGCCGGCTTCATCGGCTACGGCATCGTCCACCTCCTCTTCGCCTGGTTGGCGTTGCAGATCGCGTTCGGCACGTCGTCCGACGACGGCGACCAGTCCGGCGCGCTGCGTACCCTCTCCGAACAGCCCCTGGGTAAGTTCCTGGTCATCGCCGTCGCCGTCGGCCTGCTCGCGATGGCGATCTGGCAGGCGTTGGAGGCCGCCGGCGGGCACCGCGCCGAGCGGGGCAGGGAACGGGTCATGGAACGGGTCGCCTCGGCGGGCCGGACCGTCGTCTACCTCTACTTCGCCTGGACCGCCTTCAAGGTCTTCAAGGACGCCGGGTCGAACAGCGCCGACCAGCAGGAGGCGCTGACCGGAAAGCTGATGACCTCCAGCGGTGGCCGTTGGCTGGTCGGCCTGGCCGGTCTGGTGCTCGCCGCGATCGGCATCGGCCTGGTCATCTACGGTGCCCGCAAGAAGTTCGAGAAGCACCTGAAGACCGGTGAGATGAGCCCGAAGACCCGCCAGTCGGCCCGCCGACTCGGCATGGCCGGCTACATCGCCAAGGGCGTCGCGTACGGCATCGCCGGTCTGCTGGTCATCGTGGCCGCGGTCAACTACGACCCGGAGAAGGCCCGTGGTCTGGACGCCGCGCTGCACACCCTGCGCGAGCAGTCGTACGGCATGTTCCTGCTGACCCTGGTCGCCCTGGGCATCGCCGCCTTCGGCGTCTACTGCTTCCTCCAGTCCCGGTACCGCAAGGTCTGA
- a CDS encoding mechanosensitive ion channel domain-containing protein, producing the protein MQNYLETAVATLVAAAVALLLVEVVHRLTRRFGRRSQLLTELTDHAHRPFQVAGTVLAVQFAVRFSTGYAVGESWRRLVLHLLVLAVIATVAWLVAALLVVVEDTALARFRVDVPDNRHARRVRTQVVMLRRLTIAVIVILTIGVMLMTFPSVRGIGAGVLTSAGVVGVVAALAAQSLLGNVFAGLQLAFSDAVRLDDVVVVEGEWGRIEELTLSYVVVQIWDDRRLILPTSYFTSKPFQNWTRTESAVLGTAEFDVDWAVPVQTMREELRRLVEGTELWDGRVCVLQVTDATGGMVRVRALVSAADAGSLWDLRCLVREHLVAWIRDNRPTSMPRIRTELGDSTSNLPWQWVQPRRPVRRRPDTEAPDDARVFGGSDDGDARSEAFVGPEETRP; encoded by the coding sequence GTGCAGAACTATCTCGAAACGGCCGTCGCCACGCTCGTCGCGGCGGCGGTCGCTCTCCTCCTGGTCGAGGTCGTCCACCGGCTGACCCGGCGTTTCGGCCGTCGGTCGCAGCTGCTGACCGAGTTGACCGACCACGCGCACCGACCGTTCCAGGTCGCCGGGACGGTCCTCGCCGTGCAGTTCGCCGTGCGCTTCAGCACCGGGTACGCGGTCGGCGAGAGCTGGCGTCGCCTGGTGCTGCACCTGCTCGTGCTCGCCGTCATCGCCACGGTGGCCTGGTTGGTGGCCGCGCTGCTGGTCGTCGTCGAGGACACCGCGCTGGCCCGGTTCCGGGTCGACGTACCGGACAACCGGCACGCCCGGCGGGTCCGGACCCAGGTGGTGATGCTGCGCCGGCTGACCATCGCGGTGATCGTCATCCTGACCATCGGCGTGATGCTGATGACGTTCCCGAGCGTACGGGGCATCGGCGCGGGTGTGCTGACCTCGGCCGGTGTGGTCGGTGTGGTGGCCGCCCTCGCCGCGCAGAGCCTGCTCGGCAACGTCTTCGCCGGCCTCCAGCTCGCCTTCAGCGACGCCGTCCGGCTCGACGACGTGGTGGTCGTCGAGGGGGAGTGGGGTCGCATCGAGGAGCTGACCCTGAGCTACGTGGTCGTGCAGATCTGGGACGACCGGCGGTTGATCCTGCCCACCTCGTACTTCACCAGCAAGCCGTTCCAGAACTGGACGCGCACCGAGTCCGCGGTGCTCGGCACCGCCGAGTTCGACGTGGACTGGGCGGTGCCGGTGCAGACCATGCGCGAGGAGCTTCGCCGCCTCGTCGAGGGCACCGAGCTGTGGGACGGGCGGGTCTGCGTCCTGCAGGTCACCGACGCCACCGGCGGGATGGTCCGCGTCCGCGCGTTGGTCAGCGCCGCCGACGCGGGCAGTCTGTGGGACCTGCGGTGCCTGGTGCGGGAGCACCTGGTGGCCTGGATCCGGGACAACCGGCCGACCTCGATGCCCCGGATCCGTACCGAGCTGGGCGACTCCACCAGCAACCTGCCCTGGCAGTGGGTGCAGCCGCGGCGGCCGGTCCGCCGCCGCCCCGACACCGAAGCGCCCGACGATGCCCGCGTCTTCGGCGGCAGCGACGACGGCGACGCCCGAAGCGAAGCCTTCGTAGGCCCCGAAGAAACCCGCCCCTGA
- a CDS encoding glycoside hydrolase family 3 N-terminal domain-containing protein, whose product MTTPAGHLPALAAAVLQPGFVGTTPPPWVCRWLGEGLGAVVLFARNVVDPAQVAALTATLRAERPDVIVAIDEEAGDVTRLESVHGSSRPGNLALGAVDDPELTEAVARDLGVELAAAGVTLNYAPDADVNSNPDNPVIGVRAFGADPALVARHTAAWVRGLQAGGVAACAKHFPGHGDTHVDSHHDLPRITADRDRLDACELAPFRAAVAAGVQAVMTGHLLVPALDPELPATLSQRILGGLLRDEMGFSGVVVTDAMEMRAVADRYGFAGATVRALAAGADAICVGGERADEQAARELRDAVVAAVVSGELPEERLAEAAKRVGQLAAWTMAARTAGSAGRRDAADVGLVAARRAVRVTTSRTAATALPLTRPAYVVEFEPLRNIAIGAETPWGIGAPLGELLPGTSTVRYAETDVPADPGAGAGSRPLVLVVRDLHRHEWMRSAVHRALAARPDALVVELGVPELVTGSVHLATHGATRASGRAAAEVLTGAR is encoded by the coding sequence GTGACCACTCCCGCCGGCCACCTCCCGGCGCTCGCCGCCGCCGTCCTGCAGCCCGGGTTCGTCGGCACCACCCCGCCACCGTGGGTGTGCCGCTGGCTCGGCGAGGGACTCGGCGCCGTGGTGCTCTTCGCCCGCAACGTCGTCGACCCCGCCCAGGTGGCGGCGCTCACCGCGACGCTGCGCGCGGAACGGCCCGACGTCATCGTCGCGATCGACGAGGAGGCCGGCGACGTCACCCGACTGGAATCGGTGCACGGCAGCTCCCGGCCCGGCAACCTCGCCCTCGGCGCGGTCGACGACCCGGAGCTGACCGAGGCGGTCGCCCGGGACCTCGGCGTCGAGCTGGCCGCCGCCGGGGTGACGCTCAACTACGCCCCGGACGCCGACGTCAACTCCAACCCGGACAACCCGGTGATCGGCGTACGCGCCTTCGGCGCCGACCCCGCGCTCGTCGCGCGACACACCGCCGCCTGGGTGCGCGGGCTCCAGGCCGGGGGCGTGGCCGCCTGCGCCAAACACTTCCCGGGGCACGGCGACACCCACGTCGACTCCCACCACGACCTGCCCCGGATCACCGCCGACCGGGACCGCCTCGACGCCTGCGAGCTGGCCCCGTTCCGGGCTGCTGTCGCCGCCGGGGTGCAGGCGGTGATGACCGGCCACCTGCTGGTGCCGGCCCTCGACCCGGAACTGCCGGCCACGCTGAGCCAGCGCATCCTCGGCGGGCTGCTCCGCGACGAGATGGGCTTCTCCGGTGTGGTGGTGACCGACGCGATGGAGATGCGCGCGGTCGCCGACCGGTACGGGTTCGCCGGGGCCACCGTCCGCGCCCTGGCGGCGGGGGCGGACGCGATCTGCGTCGGCGGCGAGCGGGCCGACGAGCAGGCGGCACGCGAGCTTCGCGACGCCGTCGTCGCCGCCGTCGTCTCCGGTGAGCTGCCCGAGGAACGGCTCGCCGAGGCTGCCAAGCGGGTCGGACAGCTCGCCGCCTGGACGATGGCCGCCCGCACCGCCGGGTCGGCGGGGCGACGCGACGCCGCCGACGTCGGACTGGTCGCCGCCCGCCGCGCCGTCCGGGTCACCACCTCCCGGACCGCGGCGACCGCGCTGCCGCTGACCCGCCCGGCGTACGTCGTCGAGTTCGAGCCCCTCCGCAACATCGCCATCGGCGCGGAGACCCCGTGGGGCATCGGCGCGCCCCTGGGCGAGTTACTGCCCGGCACCAGCACGGTCCGCTACGCCGAGACCGACGTACCGGCCGACCCGGGCGCGGGGGCGGGCAGCCGCCCGCTCGTCCTGGTGGTCCGCGACCTGCACCGGCACGAGTGGATGCGCTCCGCCGTGCACCGGGCGTTGGCCGCCCGGCCGGACGCGCTGGTGGTCGAGTTGGGCGTGCCGGAGTTGGTGACCGGGTCGGTGCACCTGGCCACCCACGGCGCGACCCGGGCCAGCGGACGGGCCGCCGCCGAGGTGCTGACCGGCGCCCGCTGA
- a CDS encoding TIGR03557 family F420-dependent LLM class oxidoreductase, with amino-acid sequence MKIGYFLSSEEFTPAELLEQAQGAERAGFEALWISDHYHPWVDAQGQSPFVWSMIGALSQVCSLPVTTAVTCPTVRIHPAVIAQAAATSAVLHGGRFVLGVGTGEALNEHIFGDAWPQADVRLEMLEEAVEVLRELWGGGFVNHHGKHYTVEHARIYTLPDTPPPIYVSGFGPKAIDLAARIGDGYVSTMPDGDMVRRFRENGGGDKPCQAGFKAAYADSEDEGMRIAYERWPNAGVPGELSQVLPSPRHFEQAAELVEPEMLKEAFVCGNSVDAHLEMIDKYAKAGFDEVYVANTGPHHQGLFDLYQREVLPRLR; translated from the coding sequence ATGAAGATCGGATACTTTCTGTCCAGTGAGGAGTTCACGCCAGCCGAGCTGCTGGAGCAGGCGCAGGGCGCCGAACGGGCCGGTTTCGAGGCGCTGTGGATCTCCGACCACTACCACCCCTGGGTGGACGCGCAGGGCCAGAGCCCCTTCGTCTGGTCGATGATCGGCGCGCTCAGCCAGGTCTGTTCGCTGCCGGTGACCACCGCCGTGACCTGCCCGACGGTGCGGATCCACCCGGCCGTGATCGCGCAGGCGGCGGCGACCAGCGCGGTGCTGCACGGCGGACGGTTCGTGCTCGGCGTCGGCACCGGCGAGGCCCTCAACGAGCACATCTTCGGCGACGCCTGGCCGCAGGCCGACGTCCGCCTGGAGATGCTGGAGGAGGCCGTCGAGGTGCTGCGCGAGCTGTGGGGCGGCGGGTTCGTCAACCACCACGGCAAGCACTACACGGTCGAGCACGCCCGGATCTACACGCTGCCCGACACTCCCCCGCCGATCTACGTCTCCGGTTTCGGCCCGAAGGCCATCGACCTCGCCGCGCGCATCGGCGACGGCTACGTGAGCACCATGCCCGACGGCGACATGGTCCGGCGTTTCCGCGAGAACGGCGGCGGCGACAAGCCCTGCCAGGCCGGCTTCAAGGCGGCGTACGCGGACAGCGAGGACGAGGGGATGCGCATCGCGTACGAGCGGTGGCCGAACGCGGGCGTGCCGGGCGAGTTGTCCCAGGTGCTGCCCTCACCACGCCACTTCGAGCAGGCCGCCGAGCTGGTCGAGCCGGAGATGCTCAAGGAGGCGTTCGTCTGCGGCAACAGCGTCGACGCGCACCTGGAGATGATCGACAAGTACGCCAAGGCCGGTTTCGACGAGGTCTACGTGGCCAACACCGGCCCGCACCACCAGGGCCTGTTCGATCTCTACCAGCGCGAGGTCCTACCCCGGCTGCGCTGA
- a CDS encoding GNAT family N-acetyltransferase gives MSTLVEDNPAKRRFEILVDDALAGFTAYLMRGEVLVFTHTEVDRGFQGKGVGGALIRGTLDEVRARGATVVPQCPFMAAFIDKHPEYADLVADLP, from the coding sequence ATGAGCACCCTGGTCGAGGACAACCCGGCGAAGCGCCGCTTCGAGATCCTGGTCGACGACGCGCTGGCCGGCTTCACCGCCTACCTGATGCGCGGGGAGGTCCTGGTCTTCACCCACACCGAGGTGGACCGGGGCTTCCAGGGCAAGGGCGTGGGCGGCGCGCTGATCCGGGGCACCCTGGACGAGGTCCGTGCCCGGGGCGCGACTGTGGTGCCGCAGTGCCCCTTCATGGCGGCGTTCATCGACAAGCACCCCGAGTACGCCGACCTGGTGGCCGACCTGCCGTAA
- a CDS encoding phage holin family protein, which translates to MADVANARTSHNGSEPSTAELVQRATEQVSRLVRDELALARAELTQKGKHAGIGLGLFGGGGALAFFGLGALVATAILLLDLVLPAWAAALIVAVACFLVAGILALVGKKQVSRAVPPVPAATVRSLRADVDTVTAAVKDRGRQ; encoded by the coding sequence ATGGCTGACGTGGCGAACGCCCGCACATCCCACAACGGGAGCGAGCCCTCCACCGCCGAGTTGGTGCAGCGGGCCACCGAACAGGTCTCCCGCCTCGTGCGGGACGAGCTGGCGCTGGCCCGAGCGGAGTTGACCCAGAAGGGCAAGCACGCCGGCATCGGCCTCGGCCTCTTCGGCGGCGGCGGTGCCCTGGCGTTCTTCGGCCTGGGCGCGTTGGTCGCCACGGCGATCCTGCTGCTCGACCTGGTGTTGCCCGCCTGGGCCGCCGCGCTGATCGTCGCGGTGGCCTGTTTCCTGGTGGCCGGCATCCTCGCCCTGGTGGGCAAGAAGCAGGTCAGCCGTGCCGTTCCGCCCGTGCCGGCGGCGACGGTCCGCAGCCTCCGGGCCGACGTGGACACTGTCACGGCCGCGGTGAAGGACAGGGGGCGGCAATGA
- a CDS encoding cysteine desulfurase-like protein, with protein sequence MPFDIARARAAYPALTEGFVHFDGAGGTQTAAGVIDAVTDAMRSAVGNRSAASVPGRRSLELVAEARSAVADLLGADPAGVVLGPSATALTYTLARTLGASWRPGDEVVVSRLDHDANIRPWVQAAEAAGATVRWAEVDRGTGELPAAQYADLVGERTRLVAVTAGSNAIGTVPDVPTIAKIAHAVGALVCVDGVHSVPHGPTDLASLGADVLVTSAYKWSGPHLAAMVADPARWEALRPAKLVPSSDAVPDRFEYGTPSFPLLAGVTAAVDHLAGLDPDAVGDRRARLRAGLAAAQAHEEALLDRLLAGLAQQPAITVYGSPARRCPTVSFRVAGVTPAATQEALGAAGFCLSVGDYYAYEYFELMGLRDSGGAVRASIYHYNTADEVDRLLAELDALADAAGTMAG encoded by the coding sequence ATGCCGTTCGACATCGCCCGCGCCCGGGCCGCGTACCCCGCCCTGACCGAGGGCTTCGTCCATTTCGACGGTGCCGGCGGCACCCAGACCGCGGCGGGTGTGATCGACGCGGTCACCGACGCCATGCGGTCGGCGGTCGGCAACCGCAGCGCCGCCTCCGTACCGGGTCGCCGGTCGTTGGAGCTGGTGGCCGAGGCCCGCTCGGCGGTCGCCGACCTGCTCGGCGCCGACCCGGCCGGGGTGGTGCTCGGTCCGAGTGCCACCGCGCTGACGTACACCCTGGCCCGTACGCTCGGCGCGAGCTGGCGTCCGGGTGACGAGGTGGTGGTGTCCCGCCTCGACCACGACGCGAACATCCGGCCGTGGGTGCAGGCCGCCGAGGCGGCCGGTGCGACGGTGCGCTGGGCCGAGGTCGACAGGGGCACCGGTGAGCTGCCCGCCGCCCAGTACGCCGACCTGGTCGGTGAGCGGACCCGGCTGGTCGCGGTGACCGCCGGCAGCAACGCCATCGGCACCGTGCCGGACGTGCCGACGATCGCCAAGATCGCGCACGCGGTCGGCGCGTTGGTCTGTGTCGACGGGGTGCACTCGGTTCCACACGGACCGACGGACCTGGCCTCGCTCGGTGCCGACGTGCTGGTGACCAGCGCGTACAAGTGGTCCGGCCCGCACCTGGCGGCGATGGTGGCCGACCCGGCCCGGTGGGAGGCGCTGCGCCCGGCGAAGCTGGTGCCGTCCTCGGACGCGGTGCCGGACCGGTTCGAGTACGGCACGCCGAGCTTCCCGCTGCTCGCCGGTGTCACGGCGGCGGTGGATCACCTGGCGGGGCTGGATCCGGACGCGGTCGGGGACCGGCGGGCGCGGCTGCGGGCCGGGCTGGCCGCCGCGCAGGCGCATGAGGAGGCACTGCTGGACCGCCTGCTCGCCGGGCTGGCCCAGCAACCGGCGATCACCGTCTACGGGTCGCCGGCCCGGCGCTGCCCGACGGTCTCGTTCCGGGTCGCCGGCGTGACCCCGGCGGCCACCCAGGAGGCGTTGGGCGCCGCCGGGTTCTGCCTCTCCGTCGGCGACTACTACGCCTACGAGTACTTCGAGCTGATGGGTCTGCGCGACAGCGGCGGCGCGGTGCGGGCCAGCATCTACCACTACAACACGGCCGACGAGGTGGACCGGTTGCTCGCCGAACTCGACGCGCTGGCCGACGCCGCGGGGACAATGGCCGGATGA
- a CDS encoding aldo/keto reductase: MEQRSFTRLGRTVGAVGLGAWQLGADWGTVSEADAMAVLTAAVDSGVTFLDTADVYGDGRSEQLIGRFLRSRPDAGLTVATKMGRRVEQRPEAYTLANFRQWTDRSRANLGMDTLDLVQLHCPPTAVFSSDEVFDGLDTLVAEKAIAGYGVSVETCDQALTAIARPGVASVQIILNAVRHKPLERVLPAAADAGVGIIARVPLASGLLSGRYDEHTEFPADDHRNYNRQGAAFDVGETFSGVDFAQGLAAVRRLAPLVDADRTMAQFALRWVLDQPGVTVVIPGARDADQARRNAATAALSPLTDDQLTAVREVYDELIRPQVHDRW, translated from the coding sequence ATGGAACAGCGCAGCTTCACCCGGCTCGGCCGGACCGTCGGCGCGGTCGGCCTGGGGGCCTGGCAACTCGGCGCCGACTGGGGCACCGTCAGCGAGGCCGACGCGATGGCGGTGCTCACCGCCGCCGTGGACTCCGGAGTGACCTTCCTCGACACCGCCGACGTGTACGGCGACGGCCGCAGCGAGCAACTGATCGGTCGTTTCCTCCGCTCCCGACCCGACGCCGGGCTCACCGTCGCCACCAAGATGGGCCGCCGCGTCGAGCAGCGGCCGGAGGCGTACACCCTGGCCAACTTCCGGCAGTGGACCGACCGTTCCCGGGCCAACCTGGGAATGGACACGCTGGACCTGGTCCAGCTGCACTGCCCGCCCACCGCCGTGTTCTCCTCCGACGAGGTCTTCGACGGGCTGGACACCCTGGTCGCCGAGAAGGCCATCGCCGGGTACGGCGTCAGCGTCGAGACCTGCGACCAGGCCCTCACCGCGATCGCCCGGCCGGGCGTGGCGAGCGTCCAGATCATCCTGAACGCGGTCCGCCACAAGCCGCTGGAGCGCGTCCTGCCCGCCGCCGCGGACGCCGGCGTGGGCATCATCGCCCGGGTGCCGCTGGCCAGCGGCCTGCTCTCCGGACGGTACGACGAGCACACCGAGTTCCCCGCCGACGACCACCGCAACTACAACCGGCAGGGCGCCGCCTTCGACGTCGGCGAGACGTTCTCCGGGGTCGACTTCGCGCAGGGGCTCGCCGCCGTACGCCGGCTCGCGCCGCTGGTCGACGCGGACCGCACGATGGCGCAGTTCGCGCTGCGGTGGGTGCTGGACCAGCCGGGCGTCACAGTGGTCATCCCCGGTGCCCGCGACGCCGACCAGGCCCGGCGCAACGCCGCGACGGCGGCCCTGTCGCCGCTCACCGACGACCAGTTGACCGCCGTACGCGAGGTCTACGACGAGCTGATCCGCCCGCAGGTGCACGACCGGTGGTGA
- a CDS encoding DUF4235 domain-containing protein: MSKSISRVAYRPVGVLLGIAAGTVAGAIFRQVWKVTAGDGEAPNATDEDRGWGEILAAAALQGAIFAVVRAAVDRGGAVGVRRMTGSWPD; this comes from the coding sequence GTGAGCAAGAGCATCAGCCGGGTCGCGTACCGGCCGGTCGGCGTGTTGTTGGGTATCGCCGCAGGCACGGTGGCCGGGGCGATCTTCCGGCAGGTCTGGAAGGTCACCGCGGGCGACGGCGAGGCGCCGAACGCGACCGACGAGGATCGCGGCTGGGGCGAGATCCTGGCCGCCGCGGCGCTGCAGGGCGCGATCTTCGCGGTCGTCCGGGCCGCCGTGGACCGAGGTGGGGCGGTCGGCGTACGCCGGATGACCGGCTCCTGGCCGGACTGA
- a CDS encoding DUF3618 domain-containing protein, with protein sequence MTGNGTGDTEALREEIRRTRVELGETMEALAAKADVKARLKESAGQAKERMREQAAQTVARVRGQAVRGAGMARAQAHQKGGLVRDKGELVRRNPVPWAAIAAGAVATVVVLMIVRGRRR encoded by the coding sequence ATGACCGGCAACGGGACCGGCGACACGGAGGCGCTCCGCGAGGAGATCCGTCGCACCCGGGTCGAGTTGGGCGAGACGATGGAGGCGTTGGCCGCCAAGGCCGACGTCAAGGCGCGTTTGAAGGAGTCCGCCGGGCAGGCGAAGGAGCGGATGCGCGAGCAGGCGGCACAGACCGTCGCCCGGGTCCGCGGGCAGGCCGTGCGGGGCGCCGGAATGGCGCGGGCACAGGCACACCAGAAGGGTGGGCTGGTGCGCGACAAGGGTGAGTTGGTGCGCCGCAACCCGGTGCCGTGGGCGGCCATCGCCGCCGGTGCGGTGGCGACCGTGGTGGTGTTGATGATCGTGCGGGGGAGGCGTAGGTGA
- a CDS encoding cold-shock protein, whose amino-acid sequence MAQGTVKWFNADKGFGFITVDGGGADVFVHFSAIQTSGYRSLEENQRVEFEIAQGQKGPQAEQVRPI is encoded by the coding sequence ATGGCTCAGGGAACCGTGAAGTGGTTCAACGCTGACAAGGGCTTCGGCTTCATCACCGTCGATGGTGGGGGTGCTGACGTGTTCGTCCACTTCTCGGCCATCCAGACCAGCGGCTACCGTTCGCTGGAGGAGAACCAGCGGGTGGAGTTCGAGATCGCTCAGGGTCAGAAGGGCCCGCAGGCCGAGCAGGTTCGTCCCATCTGA
- a CDS encoding RecQ family ATP-dependent DNA helicase, whose translation MKLSTHSMTLRRAARSLFGWKALRPNQLAAMRAVMKRRDALVVLPTGAGKSAIYQIPASLIPGPTVVISPLLALQQDQIAALNERQRPELRAVRISSNESAAQQAEAITEVREGRAEFLFITPEQLSNPDRMAEVASLKPALVAIDEAHCISAWGHDFRPDYLALGHLIEGIGRPPVVALTATASPPVRDDIIARLRLRDPDVVISGLDRPNLFLEVAHCPDEDYRWRRLMTLLRDEGRPGIIYVPTRRASEELAARLTDAGFPALFYHGGMPVGARAELHEAFLADQVPIMVATSAFGMGIDKPNIAWVVHMALPDSPDSYFQEIGRAGRDGEPARVLLLWRAEDVGLQRFFSGGLPDVDELRDLAALLRRKPATKTELREATGLGPRKLGQYLALLEQIGAAEPRARQRIGAPRYSPTPVDAAAAALAEAERQQTVTRSRTDMMRAFAETNACRGQTLLAYFGEQMSAVCGHCDNCHSGTSVADQGAVGPFPVHSRVRHPEWGPGLVLSYEDDKMTVLFDEVGYKTLSVRVVSEQGLLTLD comes from the coding sequence ATGAAACTGTCCACGCATTCGATGACGTTGCGCCGCGCCGCCCGGAGCCTCTTCGGCTGGAAGGCCCTGCGGCCCAACCAGTTGGCCGCCATGCGCGCGGTGATGAAGCGACGGGACGCCCTGGTGGTGTTGCCCACCGGCGCCGGCAAGTCGGCCATCTACCAGATTCCGGCCAGCCTGATCCCCGGCCCCACCGTGGTGATCTCCCCGCTGCTGGCGCTCCAACAGGACCAGATCGCCGCCCTCAACGAGCGGCAACGCCCGGAGCTGAGGGCGGTGCGGATCAGCTCGAACGAGTCGGCCGCCCAGCAGGCCGAGGCGATCACCGAGGTCCGCGAGGGCCGGGCCGAGTTCCTGTTCATCACCCCGGAGCAGCTCAGCAACCCCGACCGGATGGCCGAGGTCGCCTCCCTGAAGCCCGCGCTGGTGGCGATCGACGAGGCGCACTGCATCTCCGCGTGGGGGCACGACTTCCGCCCCGACTACCTCGCGCTCGGGCACCTGATCGAGGGCATCGGCCGGCCGCCGGTGGTCGCGCTGACCGCCACCGCCTCCCCACCGGTACGCGACGACATCATCGCCCGCCTGCGGCTGCGGGACCCGGACGTGGTCATCTCCGGGCTGGACCGGCCCAACCTGTTCCTGGAGGTGGCGCACTGCCCCGACGAGGACTACCGGTGGCGGCGGCTGATGACGCTGCTGCGCGACGAGGGGCGGCCGGGGATCATCTACGTGCCGACCCGCCGCGCCTCCGAGGAGTTGGCCGCCCGGCTGACCGACGCCGGCTTCCCGGCGCTGTTCTACCACGGCGGGATGCCGGTCGGTGCCCGCGCGGAACTGCACGAGGCGTTCCTCGCCGACCAGGTCCCCATCATGGTGGCGACCTCGGCCTTCGGGATGGGCATCGACAAGCCGAACATCGCCTGGGTGGTGCACATGGCGCTGCCCGACTCACCGGACAGCTACTTCCAGGAGATCGGCCGGGCCGGGCGCGACGGGGAGCCGGCCCGGGTGCTGCTGCTGTGGCGGGCCGAGGACGTGGGCCTGCAACGGTTCTTCAGCGGTGGCCTGCCGGACGTCGACGAACTGCGCGACCTGGCCGCGTTGCTACGCCGCAAGCCGGCCACCAAGACCGAGCTGCGCGAGGCCACCGGCCTCGGGCCGCGCAAGCTGGGCCAGTATCTCGCCCTGTTGGAGCAGATCGGTGCCGCCGAGCCGCGCGCCCGGCAGCGCATCGGCGCCCCGCGCTACTCCCCCACGCCGGTCGACGCCGCCGCGGCGGCGCTGGCCGAGGCGGAGCGTCAACAGACGGTCACCCGGTCCCGCACCGACATGATGCGGGCCTTCGCCGAGACCAACGCCTGCCGGGGGCAGACCCTGCTGGCCTACTTCGGCGAGCAGATGAGCGCGGTCTGCGGCCACTGCGACAACTGCCACAGCGGCACGAGCGTCGCCGACCAGGGCGCGGTCGGCCCGTTCCCGGTGCACAGCCGGGTGCGTCACCCGGAGTGGGGCCCGGGCCTGGTGCTCTCCTACGAGGACGACAAGATGACGGTTCTCTTCGACGAGGTCGGGTACAAGACGTTGTCGGTGCGCGTGGTGTCCGAACAGGGCCTGCTGACCCTCGACTAG